The DNA region TTGGCAAATAAAATCAAAATCTTCTTCAGAAAGAGTAGTTATATTTTGTTGATTAACTTGCCGAGCCTCAATGTAATTCCAACCCAGTTCCTTCGTTACTTTTATCTGATTTTCAATATCATCAGCTGCTTCATCAGCAAATCCACTAAGATACATCCTATTCTCCCTACTTTAAATAATTTTAAAATTATAAGGGTAATTTTACCTTTTTTCCTTCCCGGGCACTTTTATAAATTCCCAGAATAATCTCAACTGCCTTTCTCGCTTCATATCCATTAACTAAAGGTTCCTTATTATTCTTAATCGCTTCTACCATATTTTCAAATTGGTATTGATGGCCACAAAAATCAATTGTCCCAGGATCAGAAGCTCCACCCCCAGATTTGGTTTGTGAAAAAAATTGATTCCTTATCTCTTTATCCTCAGGCAGTTCGTTTTTAAAGCGCCATACTTTAAGATCTTCTTCTTCCATAATTACGCTACCCTCGATACCTGAAAGTTCAATTCTTTTTAGAAATCCAGGATATACTGAGGTAGAGCCTTCAATCACTCCCAATGCTCCGCTTTTAAACCTTAATAGAGCTACTGCATTATCCTCGACTTCAATTCCTTGGTGTCCAATCGTTTCAGTAAAGGCTTGGATCTCTTCAACTTCTCCGGCAAAATAATGTAAAAGATCAATAGCATGAATGGATTGATTCATGAGAGCACCACCGCCATCCAATTTCCAAGTCCCACGCCACCTTCCTTTTCTATAATAATCTTGAGAGCGATACCACTTTATATAAGCATCACACAAGACCATTTGACCAAATCGTCCTTGATCCACTGCCTTTTTAATGACAGAGGTTAATTTAAAAAATCTGGACTCAAAAATACCGGTTAACTTTACTCCGTTTTCTTCACAAGCTCTAATAATTTTATCACATCGTGAAAGAGTAATTTCCAAAGGTTTTTCTACAATTAAATGCTTCCCGGCTGCTGCTGCAATCAAAGCAGGCTCTAAATGGGCACCGGA from Candidatus Atribacteria bacterium includes:
- a CDS encoding Gfo/Idh/MocA family oxidoreductase, encoding MSYGFGIIGLGLIADFHARAIQEMQGGKLVACFSRHQEKAEKFAKKYQCQGYSSLEQFLSHPGLDIVNICTPSGAHLEPALIAAAAGKHLIVEKPLEITLSRCDKIIRACEENGVKLTGIFESRFFKLTSVIKKAVDQGRFGQMVLCDAYIKWYRSQDYYRKGRWRGTWKLDGGGALMNQSIHAIDLLHYFAGEVEEIQAFTETIGHQGIEVEDNAVALLRFKSGALGVIEGSTSVYPGFLKRIELSGIEGSVIMEEEDLKVWRFKNELPEDKEIRNQFFSQTKSGGGASDPGTIDFCGHQYQFENMVEAIKNNKEPLVNGYEARKAVEIILGIYKSAREGKKVKLPL